A window of candidate division WOR-3 bacterium contains these coding sequences:
- a CDS encoding NAD(P)H-dependent glycerol-3-phosphate dehydrogenase, producing MNKVAFVGAGRWALALALRLDEQGTETALWEPVEPHLHRLLATRRHPDLPDTAVIPNHLLVSGDLDQVLTGARFVIFAVPSESLAAVARTCAHGVPATAEVIITVTKGIDPGTHQRLSTILAEILPARPVVVLAGPAIPYDFALGDPTSLVAASEHESAAQTVRDFLTAGNLRVYSSSDVVGVELGAALKNVIALAAGISDGLGLGINAKAALLTRGLAEMTRLGIALNANPLTFAGLAGMGDLVVTAFSERSRNHALGRLIGQGRTLEQARTTLSGVAEGAATCRTALALSRRFHVEMPITEEVCRILYESSSPEHGLKRLLRRTPKKEEN from the coding sequence GTGAACAAGGTCGCATTTGTCGGCGCTGGCCGGTGGGCCCTTGCACTCGCGCTCAGACTTGACGAGCAGGGAACCGAGACTGCACTCTGGGAGCCGGTCGAACCACACCTGCACCGTCTGCTTGCAACAAGACGCCATCCCGACCTGCCAGATACTGCTGTCATCCCGAACCACCTGCTCGTGTCCGGCGATCTTGATCAGGTTCTGACCGGTGCACGGTTCGTTATTTTTGCGGTTCCGTCTGAATCCCTTGCAGCTGTTGCCAGGACCTGCGCACACGGAGTTCCCGCCACTGCCGAGGTCATTATCACCGTTACCAAGGGCATCGACCCAGGAACCCATCAGCGGCTTTCAACCATACTTGCAGAAATCCTACCAGCAAGGCCAGTCGTAGTCCTCGCTGGTCCGGCAATACCGTACGACTTCGCACTCGGAGACCCAACTTCACTTGTTGCTGCGTCCGAGCACGAGTCTGCAGCCCAGACAGTACGCGACTTCCTTACCGCCGGCAACCTGCGGGTTTACTCCTCAAGTGATGTTGTCGGCGTCGAACTCGGTGCTGCGCTCAAAAATGTCATCGCGCTGGCTGCCGGCATCAGCGATGGTCTCGGCCTTGGCATCAACGCCAAGGCCGCGCTGCTGACCCGTGGCTTAGCCGAAATGACTCGACTCGGCATCGCTCTCAACGCGAACCCACTTACCTTTGCCGGGCTTGCTGGAATGGGTGACCTGGTCGTCACTGCTTTTTCTGAGCGTTCGCGTAACCACGCACTCGGCCGGCTAATCGGCCAGGGCCGAACCTTGGAGCAGGCGCGCACAACGCTGTCCGGTGTCGCCGAAGGCGCAGCAACATGCCGGACTGCCCTTGCCCTATCTCGGCGCTTTCACGTCGAGATGCCGATAACCGAAGAAGTCTGTCGCATCCTGTACGAAAGTTCCAGCCCAGAACACGGCCTGAAGCGGCTCCTCCGCCGGACTCCGAAAAAGGAGGAGAATTGA
- a CDS encoding MerR family transcriptional regulator encodes MTPKQNEQPVSEDRPQTKFYTVTQVCRQLGVQPHVLRYWEEEFEIRVKRNSAGRRVFSADQLERLQTIKHLLRRERLTVRGAKARLAKMDRNPDLRSTDLRSLLPWLKKELISIRALLSSK; translated from the coding sequence TTGACGCCAAAACAGAACGAACAGCCAGTATCTGAGGACCGGCCCCAGACGAAGTTCTACACTGTCACGCAGGTCTGCCGCCAACTGGGAGTCCAGCCCCATGTTCTGCGGTACTGGGAAGAAGAGTTCGAAATCAGGGTCAAACGTAACTCAGCTGGCCGACGGGTGTTCTCAGCCGACCAGCTCGAGCGGCTGCAGACAATAAAACACCTCCTCCGGCGTGAGCGGCTGACCGTCCGGGGTGCAAAGGCTCGACTAGCAAAAATGGACCGCAACCCGGACCTGCGCTCAACCGACCTGCGCAGTCTCCTCCCCTGGCTCAAGAAAGAACTCATCTCGATAAGAGCGCTGCTCAGCAGCAAGTAA
- a CDS encoding PorV/PorQ family protein, translated as MTNNRDTAIRRSPRVILVTVLLAFLVIPAYGLFTKIGMAGMSFLKIGVGRSTGMGDAFVAVADDATAAYWNPAGLALVPGRQALVNHIDWIADINHEFVSVVLPTTSGSFGFNVTALTMGEMEETTIEDYQGTGFMFTGTDLAFGASYARMITEKLAFGLSAKVLSEKIWDVSATGAAFDLGIHYNTGWRNLRLAMAIANFGPDMAFHGSQLNFTHDPGWEWPWTREPIPGTYLTENFSLPVVFRFGVAYDFLDDGNSRLTAAADLNHFNDVNEKVNLGLEYNYRVLTARAGYIVNTDMSYGEDIGFRTGLSAGIGLKLRPAETFGLGFDYSYRDLARLGGSHRLTLAVDF; from the coding sequence ATGACAAACAACAGAGATACAGCGATACGGAGAAGTCCAAGGGTTATTCTAGTCACGGTACTCTTGGCGTTCCTGGTGATTCCTGCTTACGGCCTCTTCACCAAGATCGGCATGGCCGGGATGTCGTTCCTCAAGATTGGAGTTGGACGGAGCACCGGCATGGGTGATGCCTTTGTTGCGGTTGCTGACGACGCCACCGCGGCGTACTGGAACCCGGCCGGGCTTGCCCTTGTGCCCGGACGCCAGGCGCTCGTCAACCACATTGATTGGATTGCCGACATCAACCACGAGTTCGTCTCGGTTGTGCTGCCGACTACCTCGGGCAGTTTCGGGTTCAATGTGACTGCGCTGACCATGGGTGAGATGGAGGAGACGACAATCGAGGACTACCAGGGTACGGGGTTCATGTTCACCGGTACGGACCTCGCGTTCGGAGCCTCCTACGCCCGGATGATAACGGAGAAGCTGGCCTTCGGTCTGTCGGCGAAGGTGCTCTCTGAGAAAATCTGGGACGTGAGTGCCACGGGTGCAGCCTTTGACCTAGGCATACACTACAATACCGGCTGGCGCAACCTCAGACTCGCTATGGCGATCGCAAACTTCGGACCGGACATGGCATTCCACGGCAGCCAGTTGAATTTCACCCACGATCCGGGCTGGGAGTGGCCCTGGACCCGTGAGCCGATCCCTGGTACATACCTGACAGAAAACTTCTCCCTGCCCGTCGTGTTCCGATTCGGGGTCGCCTATGACTTCCTCGATGACGGCAACTCCCGACTGACTGCGGCCGCAGACCTGAACCACTTCAACGACGTCAACGAGAAGGTGAATCTAGGCCTTGAGTATAACTACCGTGTGCTGACGGCCCGGGCCGGTTACATCGTGAACACCGACATGAGCTACGGCGAGGACATCGGGTTTCGGACCGGTTTGTCAGCAGGTATCGGACTCAAACTCCGGCCAGCCGAAACATTCGGACTCGGATTTGACTACAGCTACCGCGACTTGGCCCGGCTCGGCGGCTCGCATCGGCTGACGCTTGCGGTGGACTTCTAA
- the plsY gene encoding glycerol-3-phosphate 1-O-acyltransferase PlsY, translating to MNAVGSLLFGLLFGSIPFGYLFGRLRRTDVRTRGSGNIGFTNVYRVFGLGWAIPVLLLDVGKGMVPVALAPTIRFVPGLVGAGAVLGHVFCPWLGLRGGKGVATTIGVSALLCPRSLLAGLVLYAVVLLASGFVSASSLVFAVALPVLTAFLYQHNPSLLAFTIVVALVMLVRHIGNIRRLLRGTEPKFGLWLKLFKKQK from the coding sequence ATGAATGCCGTCGGCTCGCTCCTCTTCGGCCTACTCTTCGGGTCAATACCGTTCGGCTATCTTTTCGGTCGGCTGAGAAGAACTGATGTCCGTACCCGTGGTTCGGGCAACATCGGATTCACGAACGTCTACCGCGTCTTCGGACTTGGCTGGGCAATCCCGGTTCTTCTGCTTGATGTTGGTAAGGGCATGGTACCGGTTGCGCTCGCCCCTACAATCAGGTTCGTGCCAGGCCTGGTCGGTGCTGGTGCAGTGCTTGGCCACGTGTTTTGCCCCTGGCTCGGCCTGCGTGGCGGCAAGGGTGTGGCAACCACAATTGGGGTCAGTGCATTACTCTGTCCCCGCAGTCTTCTAGCCGGACTTGTGCTCTACGCGGTTGTACTTCTCGCCTCTGGGTTCGTATCGGCTTCGTCGCTCGTTTTTGCAGTTGCGCTCCCAGTCCTAACCGCGTTTCTGTATCAACACAATCCGTCGCTTCTCGCTTTCACCATCGTCGTTGCCTTAGTTATGCTCGTGCGCCACATCGGCAATATCAGACGGCTCCTCCGGGGGACCGAACCCAAGTTTGGGCTTTGGCTAAAACTGTTCAAGAAGCAGAAGTGA